In the genome of Bordetella avium, the window CTGCGCTTGCACTGTCGCGGCCAGCACATCGACCTGCTCGGTCAGCCAATGGCGGGCGGACAGGGCGTCGGCCACCTCGCGAAAGGCGGTCTGTATGGTTTTTTCGTATTGCGCGAGGGCTTGTTGCTGACGCGCGCGGGCCAAGTCGAGATTGGCCTCGCGGCGTCCCGCATCGAAAATCGGCAGATTGAGGTTGGGAACAAACTGCCAGGCTCGGCTGCCGCCTCCGAACAGGCCGTCCAACTCATTGCTGGCTGTGCCAAACAGGCCGGTCAGCGTGATGCGGGGGAAAAACGCGGCGCGTGCTGCGCCGATATTGGCGTTACCCGCTTTGAGCGTATGCTCCGCCGCGACGATGTCTGGCCGGTTGCTAAGCAGGTCCGAAGGCAAGCCGGGCGGGAGTTCATGCATGAGTGTGACCTCATTCAGCCCGCCGCGCGCCTGGGGCAGGTCCAGGGGCTCGCCGACCAGTTGCTGCAAGACCTGCGCCTGGGCGGCGCGCGTCTGTTCCAGCTCGGCGCCAAGGACCGTGGCTTGTTGCCATAGCGTCTCAACCTGGGTGAGATCGAGCTTGGATGTCGCCCCGACTTCGAAGCGGCGCTGGAAAATGTGCAGAGAAGCCGCCCGGCTGGCGATGGTGGCGCGGGTCAGCGCTAGGCGTTCATCCAGCGCACGCAGGCTCAGATAGGCATCGGCCACCTGGCTGATAAGAGAAAGCGTAGCCGCTTGTCGGGCTGCGTCTGTGGCCAGATAGTTCTCTAGCGCCGCGTCTTTCAGATCGCGCACGCGGCCCCAGAAATCCAGCTCCCATGAGGCCAGACCTACCCCCACCTGGTACTGCGACGCCACCATCGGCTGACCCGTAATGCTGAGATCGGCCGGCGTGCGCTGGCGGCCCCCTTCGGCCGTCAGGCCTAAGGTAGGGAATTGGTCGGCGCGTTGAATACCAAACGCCGCGCGTGCCTCGGCCACCCGCAGCACCGCCAGGCGCAGGTCGCGGTTGTTCGCGAGCGATCGCTCGATCAGGCTGCGTAGTTGCGGGTCAGTATAAAAAGATGGCCAGGCCAGGGCGGCTACCGGCGTACTGTCTGCGGTGCTGTGCGCAAAGCTGGCTGGAACCGGCAAAGGCCCACGCTCATACTTCGGAGCCAATGAGAGGCAACCCGAAAGCAGGCCGGCCGCCAGCGCAAAGCCGAACAAACGGGAGAGCATGCGTGACTTCTCCAAAACAACGTTGCATGCCGTGCTGCCCGCCGTTGTCGCCCGAGATCTGCAGCGGCCAGTTTTCAACTACCTGACAATTTTCTTACAGTACTGAAAGAGGGGTCTTGATAGAGATCAAGCCGCTAAGCGGCAAATTTAGGCGCTGATGTCTTGCAGGATATGTCCTAGTGTCTGCGAGTCGGATGAATTGTGCAACTGGCGCACATCTGCGCCCAACACCGCGTTCTTTGCAGAGAACACGATGCCTCTTGCATAGCCATGATTTTGGGTTAAAACAGAGCTTCATAGTTTTGTCTCAAACTGACGCCAGGGCTGACCGCAATTGCCAATCCGGCGGCGGGCAGTCATGCTGGGGTCCGTTGCACGAATTCTGAATGGCCCGCGCCCGCCCTGGGCGTCCACGAACAGGAGCTGTCATGAATACCCCTGCCGACAAGACGGTCGTTTCTCCGTCCGCCAACGCTGCCTCCGGCTCGCAGGTCAGCATCAATGCCAAGGTGTTGCCTCCCACCAGCCTGGTCGATGTGCCCAACTTCCCGCCCAAGAGACCTCCCGGTTCGCCGACGCCGGCCGCTGCCGATGAAGTCACGGAATCGAACTGGGCGGATGGCTCCGAACCGCAGCCGCGGGCCCGCAATGCCCGATCCTCGATTTTTTGAGCGCAGGCTATTTCAACTGCTAGCTGCGCGCTTGGCGGGCAGCGGGAGGTTTCAACATGATCCGCCGTCTCACACATACCCCGGCCTCGCCGCTCGATCTCGAGCCCGGCGACCTCCCGGCCGAGCCCGATAGCGACACGCCGCGCAAAAACCGGCCGCTGGCGCAGGGGCTGCTATGATCGGACGCTATCGTCATCCCGCATTGCCCAGTACCGAGATTGCCACCGCACCGCTTTTACTACCTGCATAATTTTCAGCGGGCGCTGGCCTGGGTGGCGGCCCGCTACGATGACCTGCTGGACTCGCAAGAGCGCGATTTTCTCTCCCGCTTTAGCCACTTGCCGCAAGCGTCGCAGGCGCTTTTGGTGCGTTTGATGGCGCGCAAGGGGGAAATCTTCCGGGCGGGAAAACTCGAGTACGAAGAAATCGGCGATATCGCGGCGGCCGCAGCGCCGCTTTTGGCAATGGGGTGGTTGCGCGACAACCCCGAACTAAGTGCGGCAGATCTGGGGCGTCTCTACACCAAGTCGGAGCTGGCCCGGCTGGCCGGTCATGCGGCAGGGCCCTTGCCGCGCAAGGATCTGCTTTTGCAGAGCTTGGGGCCGGCGCGCACGCATAGCGCCTGGTGGCCGGGCGAGCGCGCAGCCGTCTGGCAGGTGCAGGTCGGGCCGGTTTGCCAGCGGCTGCGCCTGATGTTCTTCGGCAATCTACGTCAGCAGTGGGATGAACTGGTATTAGCCGATCTTGGCGTATACCAATACGAGGCCGTAGACTTCTCGAGAGATTCGCGCGCTTTCCAGAGCCGGGCCGATATCGATGCCTATCTGTGCCTGCATGACTGGCGCGAGGCGCTTGAAACCGATGGCCCCAGCCCCGCCTTGCTTGCCGCCGTGCGCGAGGCGGCGAGTGGCAATCCTTGGCTGATGGACCGCCGTGCCCGCCTGCTGATGGCAATCGGGCAGGCCTGCGAACGCGAGCATGATTGGGCATGCGCCGAAGAGGCTTACCGCGCCAGCGCCTATCGCGGTGCGCGGCATCGTCTGGCCCGGGTGCTGGAGCAGCAGGGCAGGCTGCAAGAGGCCTACTCACTAGCGCTTGAGGCTGCCGGGCAGCCCGAGGACGATAACGAGGCCCAGCGCATGGCGCGCATGCTAAAGCGCTTGCGGCGAGCGCTGCGCCAGGCCGCGCCACCAGAAGCCCCCCCCTCCGACCTGGTCTCCGACCGCCTCTATTTGCCTGTCCACGCGCAGAGCGTGGAGCTTGCGGTGCGCGACCATCTCACCAGCCCACATAGTCCGGTGTATTTTGTCGAGAGCGGGCTGATCAACGCACTGTTTGGCCTGTTGTGCTGGGAGGCCATCTTTGCTCCTCTGCCAGGCGCATTTTTTCATCCCTTTCAGCGCGGTCCGGCTGATTTGTATGCGCCGGATTTTGTTGTCCGCCGCGCTGCGCTCTTCGAACGCGCTCTGGCGCGGCTCGATGACGGCAGCTATCGTGGCGTCATCCGCCAGCGCTATGCCGAGAAGCAGGGCCTGCAATCGCCCTTTGTGCAATGGACCCTGCTCGCGCCGGACTTGCTGGAGCAGGCGCTCGATTGTCTGCCATCTGCCGATTTGCGCTGCCTGTTCCAGCGTCTGTTGTCAGATTTGCGGGCAAATCGTAGCGGTCTGCCGGATCTGATCCGTTTCTGGCCGGCCGAACGCCGCTACGAGCTTATCGAGGTCAAAGGACCAGGCGACCGCTTGCAAGACAATCAGATCGCCTGGCTGCGCTATTGCGCACAGCATGGGATTGCCGCGCGTGTCTGCCATGTCAGTTGGCTATCCCCCTGATCCCGGGTCAGGGCCGTCGAAACACGACCAGTTTTGAGGTCAAGCGCTGGACAGCTTCAGCGTTCTGATTGAGGGTGTCGCTTTGCATCAGCACGATGGCGCGGTCCGGCTTGGAGTGCGACGGCGTGATTTGCAGGATCTCGCTACGCACCCGCAAGGTGTCGCCGGGACGGGTGGGGCGGGGCCAGACGATCTCTGCGCCCGCGCCGATAAGGCCACCCGCCAGAGGCAGGCTGTCTACCAGCAAACGCATGCTGATGGCGGCCGTATGCCAGCCGCTGGCCGCAAGGCCGCCGAACAGCGAGTTCGCAGCGGCCGCTTCGCTCAAATGAAAGGGCTGGGGGTCGTAACGTTGCGCGAACGCAATGATGTCGTCGTAAGTGACGGTATATTCGCCGCTTACGTAGGTGTCACCAACTGCGAGGTCTTCCAGATAGCGCTTGCTGGACATGCCCTGTCTCCTGACGTCGTGGGTCGATTATAGGAGGCAAGGTTGGCGTCAGAGAGTGTTGGCTGACCAGAACGCCTGCCGGATCGCCGGCGAGGCGGCCAGGATGGCGGCCACCCGGTCCAGATCCTTGTCTTGAATCGAGGCTTCGGCGAGCGTGGCCTCGATTTCGACATCGGCATCGCCGAACTGATCGATCTTCAGTTCAGACAGAGGCAGTTGTTCGGCCTCCAGCACCTCCTCCAGACGAGCCAGCGCCTGCTGCTGCTGGCCCGCGCCCGTAATGAGGTGGATGACCGTGCTGACTTCGGTTTGGTGAGGCTCGACCGGCTGGCGGTTGACGTAGCTGACCACGGGGCGCAGCAGTGTGTTGGCAGCCAATACGAACAAGGCCGCCATGATGGCCTCGAACATCATGGATGCGCCAGCGCAAGCGCCGATGGCCGCCGACCCCCAGAGGGTAGCCGCCGTATTCAGGCCGCGTATGCTGCCGCCTTCACGCATGATGGCGCCCGCGCCAAGAAAACCCACGCCGGACACCACATAAGAGATCACTCTGGCGCCGCCATCCGCGCCGCCGATGCGAAAAGCCAGGTCCACGAAGATCGCTGCGCCCACGGATACCAGCACATTGGTGCGCAGACCGGCCGTGCGCTGGCGAACCTGGCGTTCAAAGCCGATCAGCGAGCCCAGCACAAACGCCGTGGTGAGGCTGACGATGGTATTGGCCAGCGAGAGCCACTGGATGTTGTCGAAGTTTTTCATGATTGTTGTTCTGACAACCTGTCAGGGGTAAGGAAAGCCGGTAGCAGGGCGCAGGCCTGGGTCTCATGGCTGTGAGGGATTGTCTGCGAGCCATGTGACAGCCCTGTTGCGCTGCGCGATCGGACGGGCAAACGCTACTTAAGAGGCTGTTCTTGCCTGAGGCGCAACGGGGCGTTGTACAGCCCGCTAGAGGTCAGCGTAGTCGGCCAGGCTTCCCTGGGCGATTTTTGTCCAAGCCCAGGCTGCCTCTCTTAGCCCTAGGGTCAAGGCATTATAGGAGGGCTGCAAGCGGCTTCGCCAGCGAAAACCCGGGGCCACCCGGTTTTCGCTGGCTCGGTGATGCGAGCGCGCCACGGCTCAATAACGGGCATCCTTGGGCTTGTTGCCCTTGGGCCAGTCCCGGTCCTTACCAGCGAAATCCGGACGCGGCATATGGGTGAAGAACTCGGCGATATCGACGGCATCCTGATCACTCAACACGCCGCCGCCCTCTCCCCATGCGCCCTGGGTATGGACTCCCATAGGCATGTTGTTGCGTATGAAAGCGGCCGCCTTGTAGGTTCGTGCCAGGCCCGCGCCGATGTTGAAGGACGCGTCGCCCCATAGCGGCGGGAACACGACCTGGCCTGCGGCATTCTTCTGACCCTCACCATTGCTGCCATGACAGGCCGCGCAATAGGTGCCGTACAGGGTTTTGCCGCGTGCGGGATCGGGCACCAGCGCGGTGTCGATCGGCCAGGCATTGGCGATTTGCACCTTGGCGCCATGCGGTACGTCCTGAGCCAACCACTTCATATAGGCAATCATCGCCTCCATTTCTGGTGATTCTTTGCCCAGGGGCTTGCCGTTCATCGAGCGCTGAAAACAGCCGTTGATGCGGTCCGCCAGCGTGACGACACGATCAGCGCGCGGGTTGTACTGCGGAAAGCTATTGAATGTGTTGATATAAGGCGCGCCCAGCGGTTTTTTGCCTTGCTGCACGTGGCAGCTATTGCAGTTCATGGCAGCGCCCACATTGCCGGGCAGCAGCCGGGCGGTGTCGTTAAGCAGACGCTGCCCCAAGCGGATCTGTTCCGCATTGGATTCCAGCCCGATCTTGGCGTCATCGGGAATGAAGTAGTCGGGCAGGGGCTTGCCGTCCTTGTCTTTCACGGCATAGGGGCCAGCTCCCTTGTCGGCTCCTATCTCGGCGCCCGATGCGGGCAGGGCAAAACCCAGGCAGAGCAGGGTAAGCGCGGCGGTCAGCGCGCGGACGGATTTACTCATGACGTTCTCCCGCATTCGGGCTCTTGTTGGCGACGAAATCGCGGATCTGCGCGACGTCGGCGGCAGACACGGCGGGAGCCTGATTGGTCCAGCCGGCACGGATAAAACTGATGACGGAGGCGATGTCTTCATCGCTCAATGAACGGAAAGCGGGCATGGCGAAGGCCATGCGGTCCACCTCGTTGGCGGGCATATGACCGCCCTCCAGCGTGATTTGTATGACGGACTGCGGATATTGCGCGAACACCGCCGAATTGCCAGCCAAGGCAGGGAAGATGCGCGGCACGCCCTGGCCGTCGGCACGGTGACAGGTCACGCAGTACTCCATATAAAGCTGCGCGCCGCGCGTGTCGTAACGACCTTCGAGCAGCTTGGCTGTTGTGGTGTCGGCCTTGGGTGCGAATTCGCGCAGCTTGCCCGGCGTGGGCGGAAGCTGTTTCAAATAGGCGGCGATACTTTGCAAATCATCGTCCGTGAAGTAGCGCGTGCTGTGCTCGACCACATCGGCCATCGCCCCGAACGCGGCGACTTTGGCGGTGCGGCCCGTGCGCAGAAAATCAACGATTTCCGGCTCGTCCCAGGATTGCAGACCCTGTGCTTCGCCACGTAGGCTCTTGGCACGCCAGCCGTCGATCACCGCGCCGCTCAGAAAGCTGTCGCCGTCCGCGAGCGACATGGCCTTTTCCTGATAGGCCAGACCACGCGGCGTATGACAGGCGCCGCAATGCCCCGGCCCTTCCACCAGATACGCGCCACGCGCAATGCGCGCATCGGTGGCTTCGGGCGCCGTGAAACTGCGCTCCGGCGCGAAAAGCAACTGCCACCAGGCCATGGGCCAGCGCATATTCAGCGGCCAGGGGATGTCCGCCTTGGCATTAGCCTGGCTGACGGGTTGGACCTCGGCCATGAACCAGGCGTAGAGCGCCTGCATATCGGCCTGCGGCATGATGACGTAAGAGGGGTAGGGCATGGCCGGATAGAGCGGCGTGCCGTCTTTGCGCACGCCGTGCTGCACAGCGCGCACAAAATCGGCGTAGCTATACTGACCTATGCCGGTGTCTGGGTCGGGGGTGATATTGGTGGAATAAATCGCGCCGACCGGCGTCTGCATGGCTAGCCCGCCAGCAAACGGCGCCCCGCCAGGCGTGCTGTGACAAGCCACGCAATCCGCGCTTCGGGCAATGTAGGCGCCCCGCGCCAGCATGCCGGCGTCCGTTTCCGGCTTTGCGTCCACGGCATCGCCGCGCAGTGCCGTGATCAGGTGCGCGCCACCGACAGCCGCTGCGATCCCTAGCGCGATGATGGCGCTGCCCCAGAGTATCTTGGTTTTTCTCGACGTTTTTTTCATATAACCCTCATGCACTGGCGCTCGTGTTCAGAGCGGTTCCAGCCTATGGTGGCAGCTTAAATGCTTGGGTTATATCCTTATTCCCATCATGAATATAAAAAACAGGGACGCTTGATTTAACGCAAAAAAGTGTTAACCCGCGCAAGCATCGTATGGCTAGCGGCCGCGCTTCGGGCTCGCGTCGCGCTTTCTGCTTGAGATGGCGCAGGCCACCGTTCTCCTGGGCTCACGCCCTTCTCGTCTGGACGATAGAACTCAAAAAAACTGATCGACTGATCAGGATTTCTCGCCCTCCTTTCATGGGGGATTCACGTTGGCTGGCCAATATGTCGCCGTGCGTGGAAACCCTGACGAGAGACGAGAAGCATGAAAGGAATAAGTTGGAAAAGGTGGTGCGCCTTGTTGATGGCCACCGGCGTTCTAGCCGGCTGCGGCGGTGGCGACGATGACGACAACGCTAAGCCTGCGACGACGCCGGGCACGGCTAAGGCTAACAAGGTCTTGTTTGTCGGGGTAGATGGCTTGACCTATGACGCGCTACGCCGCGGTGTGGCCGACAAGTCGCTCGCCAATCTCGGCACACTGACCCTCTCGCGTGCCTGGACGGGGGGAGAAACCGGCGCCGTCACCCAGCAATCCACCCTGATCGCGCCGAGCTGGGCCACATTGCTGACAGGGCAATGGGCAGATCAGCACGGCGTGCGCTCCAATGTGGCGGGCCAGGCCTATAAAACGCCCAGCCTGTTTGAACGAGTCAAGACCGCACACCCCGCGGTGCGCAGTGCCTTTGCAGCGAATTCGAGCCTGGTCGCCAGCATGGTGGGCCGTGACCGCGATGCCGGCTATTTGCAAGCGCTTACCGATTGCGCCGGCGTGGACGATTGTGTGGCCTCACAGGCACGTGACCGCATCAACGAAGGATATGACGTCGTCGTAGCTCAATTCGGCGCACCTGAAAAAACGGCTGGCGATGTGGGTTTTACTGGCGCCTATCAAGACGTGTTGCGCCGCACAGACGCCGCGATTGGCGCCTTGAACCGTCAGACCGCTGATCGCCGCGCTGCCCATCCTGAAGAGAACTGGCTGACTGTCGTGGTTTCCAGCCACGGTCTGGGCAGTAACGGCACCGCCGATGGGCTGGCGCTATCGGCCAACAAAACCATTGTCGTGGCGACGAGTCTGCCCGCCATGCTGGGAGCTAGCGCCGATGACAGCGCTTACGATGGCGTGTGGGACAACAATTGGTACGCCTTGCCCAGCGCCGCCGATGTCTTGCCCACGGTGCTGGCTCATCTGGATGCGAACCCGGCCGACTACGATATGGCGGGCACCCCATTGGGCGAAGCGCGCGCCGTGCGCCGCCTGTCCACGCGTACCGCCGTCGATAACAAAAAAGTCACCTTGAGCTGGGTGCGTGTGGGAGATCCCGCCGACGAAATCGTGATCAGCCGGGATGGCGCCGAGATCGCCCGTCTGCCGGGCACGGCATCCGAGTATGTAGACAGCAACCTCGTTTTCGATAGCGAAGGCTTGCACGTGCTGAACTATCGCGTAAGCGCCGGCAAGGTCGTGACGGCGACGCAGGCCAAGGTGATCTACGCCAAGCCCGTTCCCTTGCTGGCATCGTTGCGCAACGATCTAACGATGTTCTTTCCTTTCGAGGGAGACCTGAGCGACAAGCTCGCCAGCGGCGCCCAGATAACGGCTTTTGACGGTGTGCAGCAACCGGCCTTCGTCAATAGCGGCGTATTCGGAAAGATGTTCAAGAACGACCGCAGCGGCGACCCGATTGGCGCCTTCAAGCTGAACTACACCGCAGGTCTGCTCACCACGCCGAACGCATTCACCATCGGTTTTTGGTACCAATCTGACGGCACGGCCAATGATCGCTCCATTGTCGGGAACAAAGACTACAACTCTGGCGCCAACTCGGGGATCACCATCGCGCAATGGGCGGGTCCGGAACTGCGTTTCAACTTGGCGAGTGGCCGTGTGCGCACCGACATTGAGGGCGTGAAGTTCACCCCTAATAAGCCTATCTATATCGCGATGTCGGTGGACAAAACGGCCAAGATCATGAAGGCCTACACCCTGGACCCCGAATTCGGTTTCCGCAGCTTTAGCAAGGCCATCACCTTGGCCAACTTTAACGAGATCGCTGGCTTGGGCCCTTTTCTGGGGCTTAACGAAGACGGCACCGGCAGCTATGGCGTGTGCTGCGCAGGCACTAAGGGCCCTTACACCATGTACTACGACGACCTGGCCTTCTGGTCGCGCGCTCTGACCGAGCAAGAGATTCGTTCGGCCGCCATGTCCGGCAAGTCCATCAACGAACTATTTCCCTGATTGAGCAAGGAACGAACCAGCATGTACAAGTCTTTGATTACGCGTGGTTTTCTTCGCCTTGGCGCGGCCCTTATGGTCGCTGCCGCCCTCACGGCCTGCGGTGGCGACGATGACAAATCCTCGGATAACGGTGGCCAGCCCGGCAATCCCACCGCACCCACCACGCCCGCCAAGCCTGAATTGCGTTGCGCGCCCTGAGCCTCGCCTTATTGAACAAGATAGGAATTGAATCCGTGACGTCCCCAAAAGACCTGATCCACGTTGGCAAGCGCCGCTTCCTGCGTAATGCGGCGGTGTCCACCGCCGGCCTGGCCGCCTTGTCGATGTTCCCCCCCTCGATCCGCCGCGCGCTGGCCATTCCCGCCAACAACCGCACCGGCACGATCAACGACGTTGAACACGTGGTCATCCTGATGCAGGAGAACCGCTCTTTTGATATGTATTTCGGCACCTATAAAGGGGTGCGCGGCTTTGGCGACCGTATAACGATCCCGCTGGCGAACAACCGCAGCGTGTGGGAGCAAAGCAATGGCACGCGCGTGGTAATGCCTTACCACCTGGACAGCACGCAAGGCAATGCTCAGCGGGTGGCCGGCACGCCTCACGACTATCCGGATGCCCAAAACGCCTGGGATGGCGGCCGCATGAACCAATGGCCCCGCTACAAGCAGAATCAATCGATGGGCTATTACAAGCAAACGGAAATGGAATTTCAGTTTGCGCTGGCCGAAGCCTTCACGCTGTGTGACGCCTATCATTGCGCATCGCACGGCGGGACGAACACCAACCGACTCTTCCACTGGACCGGCACCAACGACCCGCTGGCGCAGGGCGGCGGCCCCTCGACTCGCAACCGTCTGGACAGCCTCGGAGCATCGACGGCGGGTTGGAGCTGGAAAACCTATCCCGAGCGTCTGCAGGAAGCGGGCGTGAGCTGGCGGGTCTACCAAAACCTGCCGGACAACTTCACCGACAATCCGCTGGCCGGTTTCCAACAGTACCGCCGCGCCAACGAGCTGGCCGGCAACAGCGCAAACGGTTCGCCCTACACCCCCTGGACGCCGGCCGCTGATGGCGGCAATCCGCTGTACAAAGGCGTGGCCAACACCATGCCCGACGGCGGATTTCTGCAAGCCTTGCGCGACGACGTCGCCAATGGCACCTTGCCGCAGGTTTCCTGGATCGTGGCGCCGGCCGATTACTCCGAACATCCCGGGCCCTCCAGCCCGGTCCAGGGCGCCTGGTATATACAGGCCGCGCTCGATGCCTTGACCTCCAATCCCGCCATCTGGAGCAAGACGGTATTTCTGATCAACTTCGACGAAAACGACGGCTATTTCGATCATGTCCCGCCGCCGGCAGCGCCCTCGATCAATCCTGACGGCTCTATGGCCGGCGCCTCAACGGTTAACACCGATCTGGAGCGCCATACCCGCGCCTCGGCCTCGGACGCGCCCGACAACCGCGTTTATGGCCCCGGGCCGCGCGTGCCCATGTACGTGGTCTCGCCGTGGAGCCGTGGCGGTTGGGTGAACTCGCAAGCTTTCGATCACACGTCGGTGTTGCGCTTCCTGGAGGCCCGTTTCGGGGTGGCAGAGCTGAATATCAGCCCCTGGCGCCGTGCGGCGATGGGTGATCTGACCTCGGCGTTCAACTTCGTGACGCCCAATGACGACACGCTGCCCAATCTGAACCTGCTGACTCGCGGCGGCTCTGACCAGTTGCGCGCCGACCAACAGGCTAAAGCTGCCGTACCGCTGCCCGCCGAAGCCAACCAGGTCAAGCCGGTGCAAGAGCCGGGCGTGCGTCCCTCGCGCGCCTTGCCTTACGAGTTGCACACCAGCGCCCGAACCCAGTCCAGTTCGGGCGCCATATGGCTCATCTTCGCCAATACGGGTGAGGCCACCGGCGTGTTCCATGTCTATGACCGCCTGCATCTGGACCGTCTGCCGCGCCGCTACACGGTCGAGCCTGGCAAACAACTGGAAGGCAGTTGGGATGCTAGCGCCGACGGCGGCAAATACGACCTCTGGGTGCTCGGCCCCAACGGCTATCACCGCCACTTCACGGGCGATCTTGCCCTGGCGCGCACCGCAGCGCTCGACGCCGAAACGCGAGTCTGCTACGACATCGCCAATGGTGACGTCTACGTCACGCTCAGCAACAACGGCAAAACCGCCTGCAATTTCGACATCACGCCTAACGCCTACTACGTCAACAACGAACGTTGGACGCTGACCGTCCCCCCGGGCGGCAAGGTCGATCAGCACTGGGCTCTGGCCAACAGCGGCGCCTGGTACGACTTCACCGTGCGCATGACGGAAGACCCGAGCTATGCGCGCCGTTTCGCCGGCCGCGTGGAAACCGGCAAACCCTCGGTCACCG includes:
- a CDS encoding c-type cytochrome, giving the protein MSKSVRALTAALTLLCLGFALPASGAEIGADKGAGPYAVKDKDGKPLPDYFIPDDAKIGLESNAEQIRLGQRLLNDTARLLPGNVGAAMNCNSCHVQQGKKPLGAPYINTFNSFPQYNPRADRVVTLADRINGCFQRSMNGKPLGKESPEMEAMIAYMKWLAQDVPHGAKVQIANAWPIDTALVPDPARGKTLYGTYCAACHGSNGEGQKNAAGQVVFPPLWGDASFNIGAGLARTYKAAAFIRNNMPMGVHTQGAWGEGGGVLSDQDAVDIAEFFTHMPRPDFAGKDRDWPKGNKPKDARY
- a CDS encoding MaoC family dehydratase produces the protein MSSKRYLEDLAVGDTYVSGEYTVTYDDIIAFAQRYDPQPFHLSEAAAANSLFGGLAASGWHTAAISMRLLVDSLPLAGGLIGAGAEIVWPRPTRPGDTLRVRSEILQITPSHSKPDRAIVLMQSDTLNQNAEAVQRLTSKLVVFRRP
- a CDS encoding VRR-NUC domain-containing protein is translated as MPPHRFYYLHNFQRALAWVAARYDDLLDSQERDFLSRFSHLPQASQALLVRLMARKGEIFRAGKLEYEEIGDIAAAAAPLLAMGWLRDNPELSAADLGRLYTKSELARLAGHAAGPLPRKDLLLQSLGPARTHSAWWPGERAAVWQVQVGPVCQRLRLMFFGNLRQQWDELVLADLGVYQYEAVDFSRDSRAFQSRADIDAYLCLHDWREALETDGPSPALLAAVREAASGNPWLMDRRARLLMAIGQACEREHDWACAEEAYRASAYRGARHRLARVLEQQGRLQEAYSLALEAAGQPEDDNEAQRMARMLKRLRRALRQAAPPEAPPSDLVSDRLYLPVHAQSVELAVRDHLTSPHSPVYFVESGLINALFGLLCWEAIFAPLPGAFFHPFQRGPADLYAPDFVVRRAALFERALARLDDGSYRGVIRQRYAEKQGLQSPFVQWTLLAPDLLEQALDCLPSADLRCLFQRLLSDLRANRSGLPDLIRFWPAERRYELIEVKGPGDRLQDNQIAWLRYCAQHGIAARVCHVSWLSP
- a CDS encoding c-type cytochrome, whose product is MKKTSRKTKILWGSAIIALGIAAAVGGAHLITALRGDAVDAKPETDAGMLARGAYIARSADCVACHSTPGGAPFAGGLAMQTPVGAIYSTNITPDPDTGIGQYSYADFVRAVQHGVRKDGTPLYPAMPYPSYVIMPQADMQALYAWFMAEVQPVSQANAKADIPWPLNMRWPMAWWQLLFAPERSFTAPEATDARIARGAYLVEGPGHCGACHTPRGLAYQEKAMSLADGDSFLSGAVIDGWRAKSLRGEAQGLQSWDEPEIVDFLRTGRTAKVAAFGAMADVVEHSTRYFTDDDLQSIAAYLKQLPPTPGKLREFAPKADTTTAKLLEGRYDTRGAQLYMEYCVTCHRADGQGVPRIFPALAGNSAVFAQYPQSVIQITLEGGHMPANEVDRMAFAMPAFRSLSDEDIASVISFIRAGWTNQAPAVSAADVAQIRDFVANKSPNAGERHE
- a CDS encoding efflux transporter outer membrane subunit → MLSRLFGFALAAGLLSGCLSLAPKYERGPLPVPASFAHSTADSTPVAALAWPSFYTDPQLRSLIERSLANNRDLRLAVLRVAEARAAFGIQRADQFPTLGLTAEGGRQRTPADLSITGQPMVASQYQVGVGLASWELDFWGRVRDLKDAALENYLATDAARQAATLSLISQVADAYLSLRALDERLALTRATIASRAASLHIFQRRFEVGATSKLDLTQVETLWQQATVLGAELEQTRAAQAQVLQQLVGEPLDLPQARGGLNEVTLMHELPPGLPSDLLSNRPDIVAAEHTLKAGNANIGAARAAFFPRITLTGLFGTASNELDGLFGGGSRAWQFVPNLNLPIFDAGRREANLDLARARQQQALAQYEKTIQTAFREVADALSARHWLTEQVDVLAATVQAQAERKRLAQLRYDHGASPFLEVLDAERALLEAQQQWVRTRRALLASQVALYAALGGGAQALNAPGETSR
- a CDS encoding MgtC/SapB family protein: MKNFDNIQWLSLANTIVSLTTAFVLGSLIGFERQVRQRTAGLRTNVLVSVGAAIFVDLAFRIGGADGGARVISYVVSGVGFLGAGAIMREGGSIRGLNTAATLWGSAAIGACAGASMMFEAIMAALFVLAANTLLRPVVSYVNRQPVEPHQTEVSTVIHLITGAGQQQQALARLEEVLEAEQLPLSELKIDQFGDADVEIEATLAEASIQDKDLDRVAAILAASPAIRQAFWSANTL
- a CDS encoding alkaline phosphatase family protein → MKGISWKRWCALLMATGVLAGCGGGDDDDNAKPATTPGTAKANKVLFVGVDGLTYDALRRGVADKSLANLGTLTLSRAWTGGETGAVTQQSTLIAPSWATLLTGQWADQHGVRSNVAGQAYKTPSLFERVKTAHPAVRSAFAANSSLVASMVGRDRDAGYLQALTDCAGVDDCVASQARDRINEGYDVVVAQFGAPEKTAGDVGFTGAYQDVLRRTDAAIGALNRQTADRRAAHPEENWLTVVVSSHGLGSNGTADGLALSANKTIVVATSLPAMLGASADDSAYDGVWDNNWYALPSAADVLPTVLAHLDANPADYDMAGTPLGEARAVRRLSTRTAVDNKKVTLSWVRVGDPADEIVISRDGAEIARLPGTASEYVDSNLVFDSEGLHVLNYRVSAGKVVTATQAKVIYAKPVPLLASLRNDLTMFFPFEGDLSDKLASGAQITAFDGVQQPAFVNSGVFGKMFKNDRSGDPIGAFKLNYTAGLLTTPNAFTIGFWYQSDGTANDRSIVGNKDYNSGANSGITIAQWAGPELRFNLASGRVRTDIEGVKFTPNKPIYIAMSVDKTAKIMKAYTLDPEFGFRSFSKAITLANFNEIAGLGPFLGLNEDGTGSYGVCCAGTKGPYTMYYDDLAFWSRALTEQEIRSAAMSGKSINELFP